The nucleotide window GAAAAGGTTTATAAATACTAAAGTTTATTACTATTTTATGATAATCAGACATCAAAAAATTACTATTGTCAATGTTAGAAAACCAGTTCAGAGAAACATTAACTATGAGCTTCAATGGCTTGGTACTTCATTAGGTTTATTTAATCTAAGAGATAAGGACAAGAGCTGTTTTAGAATATTTCTTGAATTACTAAAAGCCGCAAAATCAAAAAAACCATTGACATCAGACGAAATAGCATCACATCTTCAATTAAGCAGAGGAACAGTAATACATCATATAAACAAGCTGATGGAAGCAGGATTAGTTATTAATGAGAAAAACAAATACATGTTAAGGGTAGATAACCTAAAAATGCTTATTTCTGAAGTAGAAAAAGACATTCAAAGAACATTAGGAGACTTAAAAGAAGTAGCTTCTGATATAGACGAATGGATGGGTTTATAATCTATTTATCCAACCTCTATACAAAAATTTATAAATGATGGTTGCTTTTTCTCCATTTCAAAGAGCAGTAATTTCTCTTTTAATTCAATAAAAAAGGCGATAGGAGATAGAATAAATGCCATCACAAAGACAATTAAGACGAACTTTAGAAGAAGACATAAATGGAATTAGTAATCTCTCTATTAATATTTCAAGAAACCAGCATAAACATCAAACACAATTTCTCAAAGAAATTGTTAATATCCTCATGGATGCAAATCCTGAATTAGACATAGATAAAATAAAAAAAAGCGTACACTTCTCAAATCTACATCATTTTAGAAAATACAGAGACAGCGGGCATCCAGCTGTTAGCCATGATTATCATGTTGGTTATATTCTAGCATATTGGGGTTTAGGGGATGATGCTGTAATAACAGGACTTAGTCATGACCTTATAGAAGATAGTGAAGAGAAAAACATCCCCTATCATCAAAACAAAAAAAGGAGATTAAATATTATAGACCAAATTAATAGAAATTTTGGGAGTAGTGTTCTTCTTGGAGTATTGGCTCTATCAAAACCCCCTGATTCTCGACTTATGGATATTACACAAAAAATAGATGAGATAATTGAACAAACTTACGATATAAAAGCCATTCGTGAAGAATTGAATTCATTAAATCAGACATACTCCAAAATAGAATCAAAAGAAATAGATAGAATATTATATCAACAACTTGAAGAATTTAAAACTATGTACCCAAACATAGATTTTTTTAACCACGCAAGAGTTGCTGATAATATTGCAAATTTATTAACAAAACAATATATGAGACCAAATAATGGAATGACAGCAGAACAACGTCAACAAAGGTTTTGTGAAACCTCTGAACAATATGTGTTGCCATTAGCAAGAGAGATTGATCAAGAAGGAACAATTGAAATGCGTATTGCACCATATATAAGAGAGCTTATAACAAAGTAAATAGAAACCTATTTAAACATAAATCCTAATTCTATACTAAGGTGACTAAATTCAAAAGAACAATTATAACAAGCGCACTACCTTATGTAAATAATGTACCTCATCTAGGTACTACTGTTTGTGTTATTTCTGCAGATGTATTCACCAGATACCTTAAATCAAAAGGAGAAGATGCCATATATGTCTGCGGTACAGATGAACACGGAACAACAGCAGAAGTTAAAGCCTTAGAAGAAGGACTAACACCAAGACAACTAGTTGATAAATATTTTAAGATTCATAAAAACATATATGAATGGTTTAACTGTGATTTTGATTGTTTTGGAAGAACATCATCAGAAGACAACAAAGAAGTTGCAGTTGATATATTCAAAAAATTAGATAAAAATAATTTTATTATTGAAAATGTACTAAAACAACCATTCTGTAAAAAATGCGACAAATTTCTATCAGACAGATATGTAGAAGGAACATGCCCTTTTTGCGATTATGAAGAAGCAAGAGGAGATCAATGTGAAAACTGTGGAAAATTATTAAACGCCACAGAACTAAAAAAACCAAAATGCAAGGTATGCAATCAAAAACCAATTATAAAAGATACAAATCATTTGTTTATTGATCTTCCTAGAATAGAACCAGAACTAAAAAAATGGATTTCTAAAATACAAGACAAATGGTCTGATAATGCAAGAACAATGACAAATGCCTGGTTAAAAGAAGGCCTAAAAGAGAGATGCATAACTCGAGATTTAAAATGGGGAATTAAAGTTCCTAAAAAAGGCTATGAAAATAAAGTTTTTTACTCTTGGTTTGACGCACCAATTGGTTATATCGGAATAACAAAAGAAACAAAAAAAGACTGGCATGATTTATGGCATTCTCCTGATAAAACAAAACTAGTCCAGTTCATGGGCAAAGACAATATACCATTCCATACAATCTTATTTCCTGCCTTTTTGATTGGTGCAAAAGACAACTATACTTTATTGAATGAGATAAATGTTAATGAATATCTTAACTACGAAACAGGAAAATTCTCAAAATCAAGAGGAGAAGGTGTCTTTGGAGATGATGCAATTGAAACAGGAATCTGTGCAGATGCTTTTAGATATTATATCCTAATTAACAGACCAGAAACATCTGATACAATATTTACTTGGGAAGATTTCCAAAGCAAAATAAACAATGAACTAGTCGCAAACATAGGAAATTTAGTTAACAGAACAATCATTTTCATAAACAAATTTTTTAATGGAAAAGTCCCTAAAGGAAAAATTGACAAAAAGCTTGTCTCAAAACTTGAAAAAGAATATTCTCAAATTGGAAAATCTCTTGATAATATTAAACTAAAAGATGGTCTAAAGCAAATAATGAATGTTTCTAAAGTTGGAAATCAATTTTTCCAGGAAAAAGAACCATGGAAAACAAAAGATCAAGACGCTTTATTCACTTTAGCAAATGTTGTTAAAGATTTGGCAATCTTAATACAACCATTCCTACCAAAAACATCTGAATCAATATTTAAACAATTAAATATCAAACCACAAAAATGGAAAGAATTAGGAAAAACAACAATCAAACAAGACCATAAGCTAAATAAAGGAGAGTTATTGTTTAAAAAACTTGAAGATAAAGAAGTAAAAGAATTCAAAGAAAGATTCCAAGGAAAAAATTCTGAACTTCCCCTAGATCTTAAAATTGGAAAAGTTTTAGAAATAGAAGACCATCCAGATGCAGATAAATTATATGTTTTACAAGTAGATTTAGGAAAAGAAAAGCGCCAATTAGTAGCTGGCCTAAAACCATACTACAAAAAAGAGGAATTAAAAGGAAGAAATATAGTTGTAGTTACTAATCTAGAACCAGCAAAACTAAGAGGGGTTGAAAGCAAAGGCATGTTATTAGCAGGAGGAGATGATAATAACAATGTTGTTTTAGTTAATGCTGAAAACTCTTCACCAGGAGACGAAATATCCTCCTGCAAAAAACAAATAAATTTTGACGAATTCTTAAAAATTAAAATAATTGTAAAAAACAAGAAAATTTTAGCTAATAATCAAGTTCTAAAAGAAATTTCATGTGATATAAAAGATGGTTCTAGGGTACGCTAAGTGTTCCTTGTAAACCCATCAATACAAAAGATACAAAAATCATCAAACCATAGACAGTTTTATTCCACTTAAGAATCTTCTTACCATCAAACATTGGGAAAGGCAATAGATTAAATAAAGCCAGCCAGGAATTAACAACAAAACCATAATACGAAATAACACCCACAGCATTTCCAATAGACATAGAATTAATATACAAGAAGATTATTGCCAGAATGATATTTGTTCCAGGACCCCATGCTGATATTTTTCCATTTCTTTTTATTCCAACTGGTCCGGAAATCATTACAGCACCAGGAGCAGCAAAAACAAAACCAAAAAAAGACATAAGTAAAGCAAATCCAAGCATTTTATCAAAACTTCTAAACTCAGCAAAGCAGCCATATTTCTGAGCTACTATTTTATGTCCTAACTCATGAAATATAAAAGCAGTACCTACTGTCAGTAAAGAGACGACCCACGCCAATAAAAAATCAATACTCAAAGAAAACCCTTGAAAAACAATTGCAAAAGCCAGAGATAAAATAATCCATGCTCTACTCAAATCTTTTATTTCTCTCTCAGAAATATTAAAACCAGGTTTTAGTGCTTTTTTTAACATTTTAAGAATTATACTTCTTGATTAGCAACACCAGCAGCAAACAATCTGTGCTTTTCCTGTCCACTAAGCTCAGACACGATCCTCCTGATTATTGCTTTTTCAGGATCAGGCATTAATTTTACTCTTTTCTTTATATCATCAAAACTTTCAAAAGACTTTTCATCTCTTGCATCTATTATTTCCCACATATGTTTTTTCCCAACACCAGGCAATAATTCTAATTGATGCATTCTGGTTGTTAATGGCTGAGCCTTGTTAAAAAATTCTATAAATTTCTCAGGATGTTTATGAACAACATTTTTAATAACGTCTTTTAATACAGATGATCCCGTAGCAGTTAATTTGTCCATATCTAATCTTCCAGTTATATGATGAATCTTGTCTCTTTTACCTTCACCAATATAAACCTCTTCATTTGGTTGTAATGTTACTCCTTTTTTTGGAACTAACTCTAACAAAACCAATTGATTTTTACCCAACACCTGTACAATTGCATTCTTTTTGTACGAAGGAGTTTTGTCAAATGGATAACCATTAGGTAAAAAATCCAGTACAATAGCTACTTCTTCTTTTGGCATCATTTTCAATACAACCCAATTCTGGGCGTAACCACCCTCAATTATTCTTGATATTTTTTAACACATTCTGCAATTTTTTTAAAATTCTCATTAGTGACTGTAACAGTATATCCTTGTAAAATCCCTTTGACTTCTTCAGCTGATCCAGGAACTAAATCAACTATTTTTATGATATGTTCTTCTTTTAATCTTGGAATTTTGAGCTTTTCTAATTTTTCTTTTAATTCCTGTTCTTTTTTTGAGCTTAAGATAGTGAATTGATTTAGGTATTCCTCAGTTTTTTCTGCTCTGAAGTTAAGTTTCCCTTCTTTTTTCTTTATCTTGTTTATTTCTTCTTTTAATTCTGCCATTGAAATTGGCGTATCTTGAATTATTTCTGGTTTTACCATTTTTCCTCCTTAGATCTTCTTTAAATGTATTGGATGAACTATCACAGACTTTTCTTTGTTCTGATCAGTTATTGCAACATAATATGCTCTTCCTTGTTTTGATTTCACAACCCCCATTTTACCATAAAATCTTAAAGGGAACATTCCTCTCTGATAACTTGAATCTGCTACTAGTTGTACTTTATCTCCTTCCTTAAAACTCTGGAAAAATCCTCTAATATTGATCTTTCCCCTTTTTCTTATTTTTCCAGTTAATTTTTGTCTTGATTTTCTTCTAGGTCCGCCTTTTCTATTCATTTAATTCCACCCTCTTATTGTAAATATAACTACTTCAAACTAATATATGTAAAGAACTATTATAAAAAGCTTTTGGTTAATCAAGAACTATTAACTATTTCTTATACGGATTACTTGTTCTCTTTTTCTGAATATATGCTACTGCTTTCTTACCATCACTTTTCATATGAACAGTATCTCCTGTTTCAACTTGATAAAAGAAATGATTTATATCTCTCATATCTCCCTCGACACCCATAGCAGGAATACCTAAATCTCTTGCTACAGTCATTGCATGAGAAGTTTGCATTGCGTCATTACAAGTAATAATTGCTTTTTTATTCTTAGTAAGATTTGCCATACCTGCAAAAGTTTCATCTAATCTGTCACACACAAGGACGTATTCATCAAATAAATCGTTTCCTCTTTTCCATTGATCATTAAAATAATGCATTACAGATTCATCTGTCATCATCTCATAACCAAGCGCAGAGCAAAAAGTCTGATAATCTGGATTTTGTGCAAGCTTACTGTTTTGAAGAAAATCATCTGCTCGTTCATCAATTCTATCTCCAGCTCCAATAATATCAGCGTGTCCTACATGTACTAGTAAGGTTCTTAATCCTGACTTACTTGTTGTAACATATGCGGGCAGAACTGTTTCTCCTGCTATTCCATTGCAAATCTCGCTTTCTATATAAGGAACATCATCAGGTATTTGCATATCTAATTGATAAGCATACGGCTTAACTTTTGGAAGTTGCCTAATTTGAACGAACTTAGGCAACTGCTGAGGAGCCAATAAGAATTCAACCTGAACAACTCCATCAAGACCTAATCCTTCTTTTGCTTTTCTTGCACAATAAACTGCATGATGAGATTCTCCTTCTGAAAGCCAACCTCTTGGTTTGTCTCCAGGTTTAATCTCCAACTTAAAACCTTTTGGAAGAAATTCATCTAAAAAAGCATATTCTGTTTCATTATGTGATGATCTGCCATTAGAATCAATCGCTTCGGTAACTGCTTTGTTCTCTTCAAGTTGAATAACCCCTTTTTCTAAAGCATTTGTTACTTGTTCTTGAACAATAATTGCCATATCTTCAGTTATATCAACTTCCATTTTCTCTGCATAATTAGCAACTTCTATGAGCCATGCAGACTCTATAATATCATAAAGAGCGACTGTCAATGATTTATAGTTATTCAAGTCAGGAATAGATCTAAACATTCCGGCAAAACTAGCTTTTACACCATCTTCTAGAGGAGAAGATGATCTTGCAATAACAGGATTTGTTAACTTGTTATATGCTTGTTCTGCATATTTAAAATCAAAAGTGAGACCTTCATCTGGTTTTCTCTCTGTACCTACTGGAACTATAAAGAAATTAGGAACTTCAAATAAACCTGTTTGTTGTGCAAACTGATATAATCTAAGTAGATTAAATCCTTTTCCTCCTACAACATCTCTAGTAAGAGTTTTAGGATCACTTCCAGCCCAAATTAAACCAGTCATAATAAGATTGTTAAATTTCATCTTTTATAAATGTTCCGATTTATAACCACTAAATAGTGATTAATTTTACTGAAAAGTCCTCTTAATATGAATATGTGTCTTTTTAAAACGCTTTGTAAGGGTAGATTTTATAGCCCAATAAAATAGCAATTTTTATAAATGGTTAAGGTAAATTTTTCTTATGATTAAAGAAATTTCTGATAACATATGGAAATTATCAGTTAACTCAAATATATATCTCTTAAATTTTGAAGAACCAATTCTAGTAGATGCTGGTGATAGATCGTATCATGATGAAGTTCTAAAAGAAATAAGCAAAATTATTTCTCCAGAAAAAATATCTAAGGTTTTATTTACCCATCTTCACTATGATCATACTGGAAATATTGATATGTTTCCCAATGCAGAATTCTTTGCACATGAAAAAGAGATAAAATCTTATAACAAAGACTCATACAAAACAATACTAAATGATGATTTATTTAACAAATTTAAAATTAAATTGAAACCATTACCAGAGAAGATATTAAATCTTAAAGTTATCCATACACCAGGCCATACAAAAGGAAGTGTTTGCTTTTACTTAAAAGAAAAAAACATCATGTTTTCAGGAGATACTTTGTTTCTTAATAATAATCACGGAAGAACAGATCTGCCAAGCTCTATTCCAGAAAAAATGCAGGAATCACTGGATAAAATTTCTAAATATAAGATTAATATTCTATGCCCTGGTCATGATTATTAACAATTCTTATAATAAACAGCTTTGTACGTATTTAATTGGGTAAAGTATGATCTTAAATCCTTTAATGAAGGAAGAAGAGTATTTATTCTCTTTGTAGAAGAAGCTTTGACATTTAATCTTTCTGTTGGTGAAAAATGATCTCCTGTCACTTCCATCAAAACATCATCTAAATTTTGAGGCAAATCTCCTTGAATTCTTTTGTTAGTTTCTTCTAATTCATGATGATTAAAAACATGCCATATTGATCTTATGTATAAAAGACAAGCCTGGCTATTAGATGCTAATTTTATTCCAGCTAATTCCTTAGATGTCAGATGAAGATGATAATAATTCCTCAATGTATCTTTATAATTCATCTCAAGAAAGGATAACGGTTCGTTTATAAGTCTTTCCTTTAAGAAACATTTTTATACTTTAAAATTTTAATATATCCTAATGAGAAAAATAATCTTTATCATACTGAGTTTATTCTTAATAAGTGCATGCAGTTCTATTCAGGAATTAACAACAACACAAATCTCTTCTGTCGCTGAAAAATTTATACAAGATATTGCAGAAGAAAATACAGAAGAAGGAACAGACATAACAACAAAAATAACAGATATAAAAAAAGTAAATACACACTGGGAAGTTGATTATCAGATAAATATTAGCAATAGTTTAAATTACGTTTTATTAGAACGTACTTTAAAGTTAAATAACAAAGGCCAGATTATAGACGATATTTCTAAATCAAAAACAAAAGAATGAACACCACAGACTCTTTGATTGGTTGAGAAGCTGAGAAGTTGCCATGAAGCGCGCTATAAATTATTTTCAAAAATTTTGAGAGTTTTAATCAAAGTAGAAGCGTACTCTTTTGCAATTTCTCTATAACTTTCTCCAGGAAGTTCGTTGTTATAATATAAAATTATCCCTCTGGGTAAACCTTGCTTAAAATCTGCTTTAAATATTCGAATTTTTTCTTTGTCTATGAACTGACCCATCTGTAAAACAATCCAATTTTCAGAACTTCTATCAATTTCGTAATTTGGATATTCTCCGCTTTCTAATTTTGGTCTTCTTTTTATTCTAAAGTATTTTGGTTTTGTGTTTTTGTCATGTTCGGTAAATAGAATTTTTGATTCATATATTACTCCCGATCTTATTCTCTCTAGCTCTTGCTCCAAAAACTTTGGATAGTCGTCCTCATTTACATTATTTGGTATATCAATAGTAGGAAGATAAACTTTAGGGTCATATTCTTTATAAGTATTACTTAAAAGTTCTCCCACTATTTTTTGATCTCTTTCTGATAATTTTTCTATAAACTCTTCTAAAGTTCCAGGATAAACCTTTAAAATTTTAGGAAAACCTAAATCTAAAACAAGACCCTCAAAATTAATTTGCGAAACGCACTCACAAGAATAAAATAAGTCGGACATGATAATCTCATTTTCTTGGTTAAGCCTAGAATATTTTCTTTTAATTTTATCTATATCTATAAATCGTTCAAAAGCAAGTCTCCCTAATTTTTTAGTTACCTTTATTTCTAAATAGCCATGGGGACATCTATCTTTATCATTCATTCTATATCCTAAATCAACTTGAACATGTTTTCTTAAATCTTCTGGAAGGAATTCATTTAGCATAATTCCTCTGCTGCCCTCTCCCGGTCTTGGTTTTTTGAGAAGAATATCTATTATTTTGTCTAAAGGTTTTTGCCGAATAATTTCCTTTTGTTTTTTGACCATTTTGACCACTCAACAATAGAAAACCAAAATCTTTATATATTAATTATGCACCACTACCAATGGTGGTGAAATGGAAGATATAAAATATTTACTTAAGGAATTGGGATTAACAGAATATGAGACAAAAGCTTATTTATCACTCTTGCAATTAGAGAAATCCATAACTGCATACAAACTCAGTAAAATTTGTGGGGTGCCCTTTGGAAGAATTTATGATATTATGGACAATTTAGTTTCTAAAGGAATAGTTATAC belongs to Candidatus Woesearchaeota archaeon B3_Woes and includes:
- a CDS encoding DNA-binding protein, whose amino-acid sequence is MMPKEEVAIVLDFLPNGYPFDKTPSYKKNAIVQVLGKNQLVLLELVPKKGVTLQPNEEVYIGEGKRDKIHHITGRLDMDKLTATGSSVLKDVIKNVVHKHPEKFIEFFNKAQPLTTRMHQLELLPGVGKKHMWEIIDARDEKSFESFDDIKKRVKLMPDPEKAIIRRIVSELSGQEKHRLFAAGVANQEV
- a CDS encoding 50S ribosomal protein L21e, producing the protein MNRKGGPRRKSRQKLTGKIRKRGKINIRGFFQSFKEGDKVQLVADSSYQRGMFPLRFYGKMGVVKSKQGRAYYVAITDQNKEKSVIVHPIHLKKI
- a CDS encoding methionine--tRNA ligase, whose translation is MTKFKRTIITSALPYVNNVPHLGTTVCVISADVFTRYLKSKGEDAIYVCGTDEHGTTAEVKALEEGLTPRQLVDKYFKIHKNIYEWFNCDFDCFGRTSSEDNKEVAVDIFKKLDKNNFIIENVLKQPFCKKCDKFLSDRYVEGTCPFCDYEEARGDQCENCGKLLNATELKKPKCKVCNQKPIIKDTNHLFIDLPRIEPELKKWISKIQDKWSDNARTMTNAWLKEGLKERCITRDLKWGIKVPKKGYENKVFYSWFDAPIGYIGITKETKKDWHDLWHSPDKTKLVQFMGKDNIPFHTILFPAFLIGAKDNYTLLNEINVNEYLNYETGKFSKSRGEGVFGDDAIETGICADAFRYYILINRPETSDTIFTWEDFQSKINNELVANIGNLVNRTIIFINKFFNGKVPKGKIDKKLVSKLEKEYSQIGKSLDNIKLKDGLKQIMNVSKVGNQFFQEKEPWKTKDQDALFTLANVVKDLAILIQPFLPKTSESIFKQLNIKPQKWKELGKTTIKQDHKLNKGELLFKKLEDKEVKEFKERFQGKNSELPLDLKIGKVLEIEDHPDADKLYVLQVDLGKEKRQLVAGLKPYYKKEELKGRNIVVVTNLEPAKLRGVESKGMLLAGGDDNNNVVLVNAENSSPGDEISSCKKQINFDEFLKIKIIVKNKKILANNQVLKEISCDIKDGSRVR